A DNA window from Brassica napus cultivar Da-Ae chromosome A4, Da-Ae, whole genome shotgun sequence contains the following coding sequences:
- the LOC106448895 gene encoding auxin-responsive protein SAUR15, producing the protein MMGKRIASFKNLAKKVKRIKTRERGSEYVLLGEGDDISPTKTSTGTFPVYVGEERVRQVVPMSYLNHLIFRMLLDKSRDEFHCSDQKVMLVVPCSLSAFQDVVNAIESCSGNFDLGDFVEELL; encoded by the coding sequence ATGATGGGAAAAAGAATTGCTTCATTCAAGAACTTAGCCAAGAAAGTGAAGAGGATCAAAACTAGAGAACGCGGCTCCGAGTATGTTCTGCTCGGTGAGGGGGACGACATTTCTCCGACGAAGACATCTACGGGAACGTTTCCGGTGTATGTAGGAGAAGAGCGCGTGAGGCAGGTGGTGCCGATGAGCTACTTGAATCACCTTATTTTTAGGATGCTCCTCGACAAGTCACGTGACGAGTTTCACTGTTCCGACCAGAAAGTTATGTTGGTCGTCCCTTGTAGCCTCTCGGCTTTTCAAGACGTCGTTAATGCCATCGAGTCTTGTAGTGGTAATTTCGATCTCGGAGATTTTGTTGAGGAGCTTCTTTGA